The proteins below come from a single Malus domestica chromosome 03, GDT2T_hap1 genomic window:
- the LOC103418289 gene encoding exocyst complex component EXO70B1 — protein sequence MAENGEEKLLAMARHIAKTLGNNDNMADDILQIFSNFDGRFSREKLASDDERTRSCAALELSLKSLDRRISQYVAADHPIWAYSADSAAFLNLIDDLIATIRDWTPMADDKSVSVCLARAEDLMQQAMFRLEDEFRSLVERGGESRKLNRAFRGESNGALSFESGDDEEEEDEVIGDGEEHQIPTAQPIGDYDIVIDALPSGTINDLHEIAKRMVAAGFGKECSHVYSSCRREFLEESMSRLGLQKLSIEEVQKTPWQDLEDEIERWIKSSNVALRILFPSERRLCDRIFYGLSSAADLSFMEVCRGSTIQILNFADAVAIGSRSPERLFRILDVFETLRDLMPEFELVFSDQYCLFLRNEANTIWKRLGEAIRGIFMELENLISRDPPKTPVPGGGLHPITRYVMNYLRAACRSRQTLEQVFEDSAAVSHQPKVDDRASSSPMSVQMAWIMELLESNLEAKSKIYGDSALCCVFMMNNGRYIVQKVKDSELGSLLGDDWIRKHTAKIRQYLVNYQRSSWNKVLGVLKPESGSLSPSAAVKSMKEKLKLFNIYFEEICKTQSNWVVFDDQLRDDLRISLVKILLPAYQSFIGRFQNVPEIGRHDKYIKYTSEDIDAKINGLFRGSRGSAGTGGGRK from the coding sequence ATGGCTGAGAACGGCGAAGAGAAATTGTTAGCTATGGCGCGCCACATAGCCAAGACTCTGGGCAACAACGATAACATGGCCGACGATATTTTGCAGATTTTTTCCAACTTCGACGGCAGGTTCTCTCGCGAGAAATTGGCTTCCGACGACGAACGCACTCGCAGCTGCGCCGCCCTCGAGCTCTCGCTGAAGTCGCTGGACCGTCGGATCTCGCAGTATGTTGCTGCTGACCACCCAATCTGGGCCTACTCGGCCGATTCCGCGGCGTTTCTTAACTTGATCGACGACCTCATCGCCACCATACGGGACTGGACTCCCATGGCCGACGACAAGTCCGTCAGCGTTTGCCTGGCGCGTGCTGAGGATCTTATGCAGCAGGCCATGTTCCGGCTCGAGGACGAGTTCAGATCCTTGGTCGAACGCGGCGGCGAGTCACGAAAACTCAATCGCGCGTTTCGTGGCGAGTCAAATGGCGCGTTGTCGTTTGAGTCGGGAgacgatgaagaagaagaggatgagGTAATTGGGGACGGTGAGGAGCACCAGATCCCTACTGCTCAGCCGATCGGCGACTACGACATCGTGATCGATGCGCTGCCTTCTGGAACCATCAACGACCTCCATGAGATTGCTAAGCGGATGGTGGCGGCGGGGTTCGGAAAGGAGTGCTCGCACGTGTACAGCAGCTGCCGGAGAGAGTTCCTGGAAGAGAGCATGTCGAGGCTAGGCTTGCAGAAGCTGAGCATCGAAGAGGTTCAGAAGACGCCATGGCAGGACCTCGAGGACGAAATCGAGCGGTGGATCAAATCCTCAAACGTCGCGCTTCGGATTCTGTTCCCGAGCGAGCGTAGACTCTGCGATCGCATCTTCTACGGCCTCTCCTCCGCCGCAGACCTCTCTTTCATGGAGGTTTGCCGGGGCTCGACGATTCAGATACTGAACTTCGCCGACGCGGTAGCAATCGGAAGCCGATCGCCGGAGCGATTGTTCAGGATTCTCGACGTGTTCGAGACTCTGCGGGATTTGATGCCTGAATTCGAGTTAGTGTTTTCGGATCAGTACTGTTTGTTTCTCAGGAACGAAGCGAATACGATTTGGAAAAGGTTAGGGGAAGCGATCAGAGGCATTTTCATGGAGTTGGAGAATCTGATCAGTCGCGACCCTCCGAAAACTCCAGTTCCTGGCGGCGGGTTGCATCCGATCACTCGATATGTGATGAATTATCTCCGTGCAGCATGCCGATCGCGCCAGACCCTCGAGCAGGTTTTCGAGGACAGTGCTGCGGTCTCTCATCAGCCCAAGGTTGATGATCGAGCTTCGTCTTCGCCCATGTCGGTGCAAATGGCGTGGATTATGGAGCTTCTGGAGAGCAATTTGGAAGCCAAGTCGAAGATTTATGGGGACTCTGCGTTGTGCTGTGTTTTCATGATGAACAATGGGAGGTACATTGTGCAGAAAGTGAAGGACAGTGAGTTGGGATCGCTTTTGGGCGATGATTGGATCCGAAAACACACTGCGAAAATCCGACAGTACCTTGTGAATTACCAGAGAAGCTCATGGAACAAGGTGCTTGGAGTGTTGAAGCCCGAGAGTGGCTCATTGTCGCCAAGTGCTGCTGTGAAGTCCATGAAAGAGAAGCTCAAGTTGTTCAACATCTACTTCGAAGAGATCTGTAAAACGCAGTCCAATTGGGTAGTTTTTGACGATCAACTCAGAGATGATTTGAGAATTTCGCTTGTCAAAATCTTGTTGCCAGCGTATCAGAGCTTCATCGGGAGGTTTCAGAATGTTCCCGAAATCGGGCGGCATGACAAGTACATTAAGTATACTAGTGAGGACATTGATGCTAAGATCAATGGCTTGTTCCGCGGCAGCAGAGGATCCGCCGGCACTGGTGGTGGCCGGAAGTGA